One window from the genome of Methylomarinovum caldicuralii encodes:
- a CDS encoding RelA/SpoT family protein yields the protein MAEPALQLERPQDVLAARLLETVAGYLPEEQVGTVRHAVEFADAAHADQFRLSGEPYVCHPIEVATILAEQMKMDTAGIVAAILHDVIEDTPVTKAQLAELFGDEVAGLVDGVTKLTQLDTKSKQEVQAESLRKMILAMAQDLRVILVKLADRLHNMRTLGPMAPARRRRFARETLEIYAPLANRLGMHRIRLELEELAMQAMHPMRYRVLKRAVKRARGNRKEVIATIESNLRQRLEEAGIEGEVRGREKHIFSIYKKMREKGLTFNQVFDVYAVRIVTTDVDACYRALGLVHRLYKPVPGRFKDYIALPKDNGYQSLHTVVVGPYGVPVEVQIRTRDMHRIAENGIAAHWLYKKEIADTAKARAYAWIKEFLEHQQGEGGSLEFLDNLKIDLFPSEVYVFTPEGDIVKLPYGATALDFAYAVHTEVGHHCVAARIDGRLMPLHTPLANGQTVEAVTQEHARPHPSWLNYVVTAKARSAIRSYLRQLKCREAVGLGRRMLEAELHKLGLNLEAIPPEALTAKLQAIGCRDLEQLCEEIGLGNRMAMLVARQLAASGDGVDVALEESGSGVPLIIQGTEGMVVSLAKCCRPIPGDPIIGFFRPGKGLVVHRSGCKNALEFQKKQVTWMPAEWDRNVEGEFPVDLRIVLLDRRGALARVAATIAEAEANIENFQITQQDSHTSTDLVTLTVRDRRHLARIIRRLRHLPVVLKIQRARS from the coding sequence ATGGCGGAACCGGCCCTGCAACTCGAACGCCCTCAGGACGTCCTGGCGGCGCGCCTGCTGGAGACGGTGGCCGGTTATCTGCCTGAGGAACAGGTTGGAACGGTCCGTCATGCGGTCGAATTCGCCGACGCGGCCCACGCCGATCAGTTCCGCCTCAGCGGCGAGCCCTACGTCTGCCATCCCATCGAAGTGGCGACGATTCTGGCCGAGCAGATGAAGATGGATACGGCCGGAATCGTCGCCGCCATCCTTCACGACGTCATCGAAGACACCCCGGTCACGAAGGCGCAGCTCGCCGAGCTTTTCGGCGACGAAGTGGCCGGGCTGGTGGACGGGGTCACCAAGCTGACCCAGCTCGACACCAAGTCCAAGCAGGAGGTCCAGGCCGAATCCCTGCGCAAGATGATCCTGGCCATGGCCCAGGATCTGCGTGTCATCTTGGTCAAGCTCGCCGACCGCCTGCACAACATGCGCACCCTGGGGCCGATGGCCCCCGCACGGCGGCGCCGCTTCGCCCGCGAAACCCTGGAGATCTACGCACCGCTGGCCAACCGTCTGGGAATGCACCGCATCCGCCTCGAGCTGGAGGAACTGGCCATGCAGGCCATGCACCCGATGCGCTACCGGGTGCTGAAGCGGGCGGTCAAGCGGGCCCGGGGCAACCGCAAGGAAGTGATCGCCACCATCGAATCCAACCTGCGCCAGCGTCTGGAGGAAGCGGGCATCGAGGGGGAGGTCCGTGGGCGGGAAAAGCATATTTTCAGCATCTACAAAAAGATGCGCGAGAAGGGACTGACCTTCAACCAGGTCTTCGACGTCTATGCGGTGCGCATCGTGACCACCGACGTGGACGCCTGTTACCGGGCGTTGGGGCTGGTGCACAGGCTCTACAAACCCGTGCCCGGACGTTTCAAGGACTATATCGCTCTGCCCAAGGACAACGGCTATCAGTCGCTCCACACCGTGGTGGTCGGCCCTTACGGGGTGCCGGTGGAGGTGCAGATCCGCACCCGCGACATGCACCGGATTGCCGAAAACGGCATCGCCGCCCACTGGCTCTACAAAAAGGAGATCGCCGACACTGCCAAGGCCCGCGCCTATGCCTGGATCAAGGAGTTCCTGGAGCACCAGCAGGGCGAGGGGGGATCACTGGAGTTTCTCGACAACCTCAAGATCGATCTCTTTCCTTCGGAGGTCTACGTCTTCACCCCGGAAGGGGACATCGTCAAACTGCCCTACGGCGCGACCGCCCTGGATTTCGCCTACGCGGTCCACACCGAAGTGGGCCATCACTGCGTCGCCGCCCGCATCGATGGCCGGCTGATGCCCCTGCACACGCCCCTGGCCAACGGCCAGACGGTCGAGGCGGTGACCCAGGAGCACGCCCGTCCCCATCCCTCCTGGCTCAACTACGTGGTGACCGCCAAGGCCCGGAGCGCGATCCGCAGCTACCTGCGCCAGCTCAAGTGCCGCGAGGCGGTGGGGCTGGGGCGGCGGATGCTGGAGGCGGAGTTGCACAAGCTGGGGCTGAATCTGGAGGCGATCCCTCCAGAAGCGCTGACCGCCAAACTGCAGGCCATCGGCTGCCGCGATCTCGAGCAGCTGTGCGAGGAGATCGGCCTGGGAAACCGCATGGCAATGCTGGTGGCGCGCCAGCTGGCCGCCAGCGGTGACGGCGTCGATGTGGCGCTGGAGGAAAGCGGCAGCGGAGTACCCTTGATCATACAGGGCACCGAGGGCATGGTGGTCAGTCTGGCCAAGTGCTGCCGGCCGATTCCCGGCGATCCGATCATCGGTTTCTTCCGCCCCGGCAAGGGCTTGGTGGTGCACCGCAGCGGCTGCAAGAACGCCCTGGAATTCCAGAAGAAACAGGTGACCTGGATGCCGGCGGAGTGGGATCGCAACGTGGAAGGGGAATTTCCCGTCGATTTGCGCATCGTCCTCCTCGACCGCCGCGGGGCTTTGGCCCGGGTGGCGGCGACCATCGCCGAGGCGGAGGCCAACATCGAGAACTTCCAGATCACCCAGCAGGACAGCCACACCAGCACCGATCTGGTCACCCTGACCGTCCGCGACCGCCGTCATCTGGCCCGAATCATCCGCCGTCTGCGCCATCTGCCGGTGGTCCTGAAGATCCAGCGAGCCCGCAGCTGA
- the recG gene encoding ATP-dependent DNA helicase RecG produces MSIPPVLSLQGVGPALAARLQKLGIFDLRDLLLHAPIRYEDRRTVVPIAAAAGKCLIEGEVVLTEVTGRRRPMLVSRIRDGSDAMDLRFFHFSAALRNRLAPGSRWRCFGEVRVSAFGREMIHPELEPSQQASGGIVPVYATTPGLSQRTLRRLQGLALDQLDAAPPWLPALPLESLPSSLSMAPAEALAALHRPPAEADPAALTAGRHPAWQRLAFEELLAHQLAFRSQSRFRAEGRAPALPLAEEDLTRFLAQLPFQLTGAQRRAFAEIRGDLAATRQMGRLLQGDVGSGKTVVAALAALCAAANGWQTALMAPTELLAEQHAHTWRAWFEPLGVRLALLTARTASRERRRLLEAVAAGEIDVVIGTHALFQRAVDFARLGLVIVDEQHRFGVDQRLALKAKADGWIPHYLVMTATPIPRTLAMLRYGDLEVSVIDKLPPGRQPVETRVMSEARRTELIARLRDWLAGGRQAYWVCTLIEESEALAGEAAEKTAERLAEELPGVRIGLVHGRMKGADKETVMTAFKAGDIDLLVATTVIEVGVDVPNAGLMVIENAERLGLAQLHQLRGRVGRGPGQSYCILLYRPPLTEAARQRLDYLRRCHDGFALAEKDLELRGPGEVLGTRQSGALQFKMADPVRDRQWLPQVRQAAEWLERHAPERIPALLAFWIGSGDRYADV; encoded by the coding sequence ATGTCCATTCCCCCGGTTCTGAGTCTCCAGGGCGTCGGCCCGGCCTTAGCGGCGCGGCTGCAGAAGCTCGGTATTTTCGACCTGCGTGACCTGCTCCTGCACGCCCCCATTCGCTACGAGGACCGGCGTACCGTGGTCCCCATCGCCGCTGCCGCGGGTAAGTGCCTGATCGAAGGCGAGGTGGTGCTCACCGAGGTGACCGGACGGCGCAGGCCGATGCTGGTCAGTCGGATACGGGACGGCAGCGACGCCATGGACCTGCGCTTTTTTCATTTCAGCGCCGCCCTGCGTAACCGGCTGGCGCCCGGCAGCCGCTGGCGCTGTTTCGGCGAGGTCAGGGTGTCCGCCTTCGGCCGCGAGATGATCCATCCCGAACTGGAGCCGTCCCAGCAGGCCAGCGGGGGGATCGTGCCGGTCTACGCCACCACCCCGGGGCTCAGCCAGCGCACCCTGCGGCGCCTGCAGGGGCTGGCGCTGGATCAGCTGGACGCCGCCCCGCCGTGGTTGCCGGCGTTGCCGCTGGAATCCCTGCCGTCATCGCTTTCGATGGCGCCGGCGGAAGCATTGGCCGCCCTGCACCGTCCCCCCGCCGAGGCCGACCCCGCCGCCCTGACCGCAGGGCGTCATCCGGCCTGGCAGCGGCTGGCTTTCGAGGAGCTGTTGGCGCATCAGCTGGCCTTTCGGAGCCAGAGCCGTTTCCGGGCCGAGGGCAGGGCGCCGGCGCTGCCGCTGGCGGAGGAAGACCTAACGCGGTTTCTGGCGCAGCTGCCTTTTCAGCTCACCGGTGCCCAGCGGCGGGCGTTCGCCGAAATCCGCGGCGATCTGGCTGCCACCCGGCAGATGGGGCGGCTTTTGCAGGGGGACGTCGGTTCCGGCAAGACCGTGGTCGCCGCGCTGGCCGCCCTGTGCGCCGCCGCCAATGGCTGGCAGACCGCGCTGATGGCGCCGACGGAACTGCTGGCGGAGCAACACGCCCACACCTGGCGGGCCTGGTTCGAACCTCTGGGCGTGCGGCTGGCGCTGCTGACGGCCCGCACCGCCAGCCGCGAACGCCGCCGCCTGCTGGAAGCCGTCGCCGCCGGTGAGATCGACGTGGTCATCGGCACCCACGCCCTGTTCCAGCGGGCGGTGGATTTCGCCCGCCTGGGGCTGGTGATCGTCGATGAGCAGCACCGTTTCGGTGTGGATCAGCGCCTCGCCCTCAAGGCCAAGGCGGACGGGTGGATCCCCCACTATCTGGTGATGACCGCCACCCCCATTCCCCGAACCCTGGCGATGCTGCGTTACGGCGATCTGGAGGTGTCGGTGATCGACAAGCTGCCGCCGGGACGGCAACCGGTGGAAACCCGGGTGATGAGCGAGGCCCGCCGCACCGAACTGATCGCCCGGCTGCGGGACTGGCTCGCCGGCGGCCGCCAGGCCTACTGGGTTTGTACCCTGATCGAGGAATCCGAGGCGCTGGCGGGAGAGGCGGCGGAAAAGACGGCGGAACGGCTCGCCGAAGAACTTCCCGGCGTGCGCATCGGGCTGGTGCACGGGCGCATGAAAGGCGCCGACAAGGAAACGGTGATGACGGCCTTCAAGGCCGGCGACATCGACCTTCTCGTGGCGACCACGGTGATCGAGGTGGGCGTGGACGTGCCCAACGCCGGCCTGATGGTGATCGAGAACGCCGAACGCTTAGGATTGGCCCAGCTGCACCAGTTGCGGGGCCGGGTGGGGCGGGGGCCGGGACAGAGCTACTGCATCCTGCTCTACCGTCCCCCGCTGACGGAAGCGGCGCGCCAGCGCCTCGACTATCTGCGCCGCTGCCACGACGGTTTCGCCCTGGCGGAAAAGGATCTGGAACTGCGCGGTCCGGGAGAGGTGCTCGGCACTCGCCAAAGCGGGGCCCTGCAGTTTAAAATGGCCGACCCGGTGCGCGACCGTCAATGGCTGCCCCAGGTGCGGCAGGCGGCCGAATGGCTCGAACGCCACGCTCCGGAACGCATCCCCGCGCTGCTGGCCTTCTGGATCGGCAGCGGCGACCGCTACGCCGACGTTTGA
- the rpoZ gene encoding DNA-directed RNA polymerase subunit omega, with the protein MARITVEDCLDKVENRFELVLLATKRARQLLAGAEPLVPWGDDKATVVALREIAAGKLDIDKLRELDMNGGVDPLLGSAPQPQTV; encoded by the coding sequence ATGGCCCGAATCACCGTAGAAGACTGCCTCGACAAGGTCGAAAACCGTTTCGAACTGGTGCTGCTCGCCACCAAGCGGGCCCGCCAGCTGCTCGCCGGCGCCGAACCCCTGGTTCCCTGGGGTGACGACAAGGCCACCGTGGTGGCCCTGCGGGAAATCGCCGCCGGCAAGCTCGACATCGACAAGCTGCGCGAGCTGGACATGAACGGCGGTGTCGATCCGCTGCTGGGGTCGGCGCCGCAGCCGCAAACGGTCTAG
- the ubiA gene encoding 4-hydroxybenzoate octaprenyltransferase — MTDWRDRLRQYAYLMRLHRPIGIFLLLWPALWALWIAGNGRPDPVIVAIFILGVVLMRSAGCVINDYADRRFDPHVRRTRDRPLAAGRVTPREALILFAVLCGLAFVLVLFLNRLTIALAFVAAFLAASYPFMKRYTHLPQAYLGLAFGWAVPMAFAAQTGAVPAVAWWLLLATLLWALAYDTMYAIVDREDDLRIGVKSTAILFGRHDRLIIGLIQLAMLAVLAWVGRLVGLGGWYWAGLVAAAGFMAYQQWLIREHDPGRCFQAFLNNNWLGAVVFLGILLDYL, encoded by the coding sequence ATGACCGACTGGCGTGACCGGCTGCGGCAGTACGCTTATCTGATGCGGCTGCACCGTCCCATCGGCATCTTCCTGTTGCTGTGGCCGGCTCTGTGGGCCCTGTGGATCGCCGGCAACGGCCGTCCCGATCCTGTGATCGTGGCGATCTTCATCCTGGGGGTGGTGCTGATGCGCTCGGCGGGCTGCGTCATCAACGATTACGCCGACCGCCGCTTCGACCCCCACGTGCGCCGGACCCGCGACCGTCCCCTGGCGGCCGGCAGGGTCACTCCCAGGGAGGCGCTGATCCTGTTCGCGGTATTGTGCGGGCTGGCATTCGTGCTGGTGTTGTTCCTCAACCGCCTCACCATCGCTCTGGCCTTCGTCGCCGCCTTTCTGGCCGCTTCCTATCCCTTCATGAAACGCTACACCCATCTGCCTCAGGCCTATCTGGGGCTGGCCTTCGGCTGGGCGGTGCCGATGGCCTTCGCCGCCCAAACCGGCGCCGTGCCGGCCGTCGCCTGGTGGCTGCTGCTGGCAACGCTGCTCTGGGCCTTGGCCTACGACACCATGTATGCGATCGTCGACCGGGAGGACGACCTTCGTATCGGGGTCAAATCCACCGCCATTCTGTTCGGCCGCCACGACCGTCTCATCATCGGCCTGATCCAGCTGGCGATGCTGGCGGTGCTGGCCTGGGTCGGCCGCCTGGTGGGGCTGGGGGGATGGTACTGGGCCGGTCTGGTGGCGGCGGCCGGTTTCATGGCCTACCAGCAGTGGCTCATCCGTGAGCACGACCCCGGGCGCTGTTTCCAGGCGTTCCTCAACAACAATTGGCTGGGGGCGGTGGTGTTTCTGGGGATTCTGCTGGATTATCTGTGA
- a CDS encoding chorismate--pyruvate lyase family protein, protein MKPLAPSLLLANDPRWFVPRFRFAGRPPPQALSWLAETGSLTARLQSLTGTVEVRVLRQGLGWALASERRRLAYRPRLLWVREVVLEHRGMPLLAARTVAPPATLQGEGAGFARLGARPLGALLFTDPAVRRQGCEWTRLVSRNWRAPLPRPDWGRRTRYTIDGRPLLVAEFFLPPLFELEADHDRLA, encoded by the coding sequence TTGAAGCCGCTCGCCCCCAGTCTGCTGCTCGCCAACGATCCGCGCTGGTTCGTTCCCAGGTTTCGGTTCGCCGGGCGTCCGCCTCCCCAGGCGCTGAGCTGGCTGGCGGAAACCGGTTCCCTCACCGCCCGCCTCCAGTCCTTGACCGGCACGGTAGAGGTGCGGGTGTTGCGTCAGGGGTTGGGGTGGGCGCTGGCGAGCGAACGCCGCCGGCTCGCTTACCGCCCCCGGCTGCTGTGGGTGCGGGAGGTGGTGCTGGAACACCGGGGAATGCCGCTGCTGGCGGCGCGGACGGTAGCCCCGCCGGCGACCCTGCAAGGGGAAGGCGCCGGCTTTGCCCGGCTGGGCGCCCGGCCGCTGGGGGCGCTGCTGTTCACCGATCCGGCGGTGCGCCGGCAGGGCTGCGAATGGACCCGCCTGGTTTCCCGGAACTGGAGAGCGCCGTTGCCGCGCCCCGACTGGGGCCGGCGCACCCGCTACACCATCGACGGGCGGCCGTTGCTGGTCGCCGAATTCTTTTTGCCCCCGCTGTTCGAACTGGAGGCTGACCATGACCGACTGGCGTGA
- the nth gene encoding endonuclease III — protein sequence MNQKKRRLIFERLAKAIPNPTTELKYRTPFELLVAVVLSAQATDKSVNRATAELFKVADTPEKMLALGEEGLKRYIRHIGLYNTKARNLIALCRQLLEKHGGQVPRTRQALEALPGVGRKTANVILNTLYGEPTIAVDTHIFRVANRTGLAPGRTVREVEEKLNRYTPEEFKKDAHHLLILHGRYVCTARNPKCDQCVIRDLCEYPEKRLERGGEKAATG from the coding sequence TTGAATCAGAAAAAGCGCAGGCTGATTTTCGAACGTCTGGCCAAGGCCATTCCCAATCCCACCACCGAGCTCAAGTACCGCACGCCTTTCGAACTGCTGGTGGCGGTGGTGCTGTCGGCGCAGGCCACCGACAAGAGCGTCAACCGGGCCACCGCGGAATTGTTCAAAGTGGCCGACACGCCCGAGAAGATGCTGGCTCTGGGCGAGGAAGGGCTGAAGCGTTACATTCGTCACATCGGCCTTTACAACACCAAGGCGCGCAATCTCATCGCCCTGTGCCGGCAGCTGCTCGAGAAACACGGCGGCCAGGTGCCGCGGACGCGCCAGGCGCTGGAAGCCCTGCCCGGCGTGGGACGCAAGACCGCCAACGTCATTCTCAACACCCTCTACGGCGAGCCGACCATCGCCGTCGATACCCACATTTTCCGGGTCGCCAACCGCACCGGCCTGGCGCCGGGCAGGACCGTGCGCGAGGTGGAGGAGAAGCTGAACCGCTACACCCCCGAGGAATTCAAGAAAGACGCTCACCATCTGCTGATCCTGCACGGCCGCTACGTGTGTACCGCCCGCAATCCCAAGTGTGACCAATGCGTTATCCGTGACTTGTGCGAATACCCCGAAAAGCGCCTGGAACGGGGCGGAGAGAAGGCGGCAACGGGCTGA
- a CDS encoding phosphoglycerate kinase, which yields MAIKKITDLKLKGKRVLIRADLNVPISDGKVASDTRIRASIPTIRYALEQGAACVMVMSHLGRPKEGEYDPQYSLAPVAERISELMGLPVRLVKDWIDGVQCQAPGELVLLENVRFLKGEKENDPELGRKMAALCDVFVMDAFGTAHRAQASTHAVARFAPEVCAGLLLARELEALAKALENPDRPLLAIVGGSKVSTKLTVLETLAQKVDQLIVGGGIANTFIAAAGHPVGKSLYEEGLIPEAKCLMEQAQARGAEIPIPVDVVVAKEFSEDAEAVTKPVEEVAEDDMILDIGPKTADLYADRIMQAGTIVWNGPVGVFEIEQFSHGTRRIAEAIAKSPAFSIAGGGDTLAAIEKFGVADGISYMSTGGGAFLEFLEGKKLPAVEILEQRDC from the coding sequence ATGGCCATCAAGAAAATCACCGATTTGAAACTCAAGGGCAAACGGGTGTTGATCCGCGCCGACCTCAACGTGCCGATCAGTGACGGCAAAGTCGCTTCCGATACCCGTATCCGCGCCAGCATTCCCACCATCCGTTACGCCCTGGAACAGGGTGCTGCCTGTGTGATGGTCATGTCCCATCTGGGCCGCCCCAAGGAAGGGGAATACGATCCCCAATATTCCCTGGCGCCAGTGGCGGAACGCATATCCGAACTGATGGGGCTGCCGGTGCGGCTGGTCAAGGACTGGATCGACGGGGTGCAGTGCCAGGCGCCCGGTGAACTGGTCCTGCTGGAGAACGTCCGCTTCCTGAAGGGGGAGAAGGAGAACGATCCGGAACTGGGGAGAAAGATGGCCGCCCTCTGCGACGTCTTCGTGATGGACGCTTTCGGCACCGCCCACCGGGCCCAGGCATCCACCCATGCGGTGGCCCGGTTCGCCCCCGAAGTGTGCGCCGGTTTGCTGCTGGCCAGGGAACTGGAGGCGCTGGCGAAGGCCCTGGAAAATCCCGACCGTCCGTTGCTGGCCATCGTCGGCGGTTCCAAGGTGTCCACCAAGCTGACGGTGCTGGAAACTTTGGCGCAGAAAGTGGATCAATTGATCGTGGGCGGCGGCATCGCCAATACCTTCATCGCCGCTGCCGGCCACCCGGTGGGCAAATCCCTTTACGAGGAGGGTCTGATCCCCGAAGCTAAGTGCCTGATGGAACAGGCCCAAGCCCGCGGCGCCGAGATTCCCATCCCGGTGGACGTGGTGGTGGCCAAGGAATTTTCCGAAGACGCCGAGGCGGTCACCAAGCCGGTGGAGGAAGTGGCCGAGGACGACATGATCCTCGACATCGGTCCCAAGACCGCCGATCTCTATGCCGACAGGATCATGCAGGCGGGCACCATCGTCTGGAACGGGCCGGTCGGGGTGTTCGAGATCGAGCAGTTCAGCCACGGTACCCGCCGCATCGCCGAGGCCATCGCCAAGAGCCCGGCGTTCTCCATCGCCGGCGGCGGCGACACCCTGGCGGCGATCGAGAAGTTCGGCGTCGCCGACGGCATTTCCTACATGTCCACCGGCGGCGGCGCGTTTCTGGAATTCCTTGAGGGCAAGAAACTGCCGGCGGTGGAGATTCTGGAACAACGGGATTGCTAA
- a CDS encoding thioredoxin family protein, producing MALMKTPLCEFGKPCPDFALPGVDGRVWTRDQCKGPNGLLVMFICNHCPYVKAILDILIEDCREISRHGVGCVAINPNDTERYPEDSFDNMKRIAAEKQFPFPYLLDETQEVARAFGAICTPDFFGYNAELQLQYRGRLIEGGKDPVPGARHELLEAMKQIAATGRGPEVQYPSMGCSIKWKPENA from the coding sequence ATGGCGCTGATGAAAACCCCGCTGTGCGAGTTTGGAAAGCCCTGTCCCGACTTTGCCCTGCCCGGTGTCGACGGCCGGGTCTGGACCCGGGATCAGTGCAAAGGTCCCAACGGCCTGCTGGTGATGTTCATCTGCAACCACTGCCCCTACGTGAAGGCGATCCTCGACATCCTGATCGAGGATTGTCGCGAGATTTCCCGTCACGGCGTCGGTTGCGTGGCCATCAATCCCAACGACACCGAGCGCTATCCGGAGGATTCCTTCGACAACATGAAGCGCATCGCCGCGGAGAAACAGTTCCCGTTCCCCTATCTGCTCGACGAAACCCAGGAGGTCGCCCGGGCCTTCGGCGCCATCTGCACTCCGGATTTCTTCGGCTACAACGCCGAGCTGCAGCTGCAGTACCGCGGCCGCCTGATCGAAGGCGGCAAGGACCCGGTGCCCGGCGCCCGCCACGAACTGCTGGAGGCCATGAAGCAGATCGCCGCCACCGGCCGGGGGCCGGAGGTGCAGTATCCCAGCATGGGCTGTTCCATCAAGTGGAAGCCGGAAAACGCCTGA
- a CDS encoding RnfABCDGE type electron transport complex subunit B yields MTATGGKFARVAKIDEARCIGCARCLEACPVDAIVGAPNWMHTVIAAECIGCGLCLPPCPVACIEMLPAPESLRPQTAEERRARSEQAKARYRARRRRLEEEAARHRARLEAKKAALKRRRAV; encoded by the coding sequence ATGACGGCAACCGGCGGCAAGTTCGCCCGGGTGGCGAAGATCGACGAGGCCCGCTGCATCGGCTGTGCCCGCTGCCTGGAAGCCTGCCCGGTGGACGCCATCGTCGGCGCTCCCAACTGGATGCACACGGTGATCGCCGCCGAATGCATCGGCTGCGGATTGTGCCTGCCGCCGTGCCCGGTGGCGTGCATCGAAATGCTGCCGGCGCCGGAATCCCTCCGCCCGCAGACGGCCGAGGAACGCCGCGCCCGCAGCGAGCAGGCCAAGGCCCGCTACCGGGCGCGCCGGCGGCGTCTCGAGGAGGAAGCGGCCCGGCACCGGGCCAGGCTGGAAGCCAAGAAGGCGGCGCTGAAACGGAGACGGGCGGTTTGA